A region from the Salvelinus sp. IW2-2015 linkage group LG19, ASM291031v2, whole genome shotgun sequence genome encodes:
- the LOC111979554 gene encoding caprin-2, whose protein sequence is MRVKSVVALLVLLHCCLSGAQVHRDGVSVHQVDYEDGESRGNDIQVDKPRAEAAATTHSQQTCQTDIHTVLREMNTMMVEQRVELRHTKTELGAMEARLRASESEVEELKSKVEEQTRRNEAQALELSSMETRSNITESHVEVLKRHIEDIKVAFSASLGGPAFSGQVGPFNTGTTLVYRSVYTNIGNAYNPTTGIFTAPVRGLYLFRFYIFAWGDDSVPTTTALFKNGHQMAMAFARQAAGSVNSSNGVSLLLEVGDVVYVHLWAGRQIFDNVNRLSTFSGHLLFTM, encoded by the exons ATGAGAGTGAAGAGTGTGGTAGCTCTGCTGGTGTTGCtgcactgctgtctgtctggagccCAGGTCCACAGAGACGGAGTCAGTGTCCATCAGGTTGACtatgaggatggagagagcagagggaacgACATTCAGGTTGACAAACCGAGAGCGGAAGCTGCAGCCACAACACACAGCCAGCAAACCTGCCAGACTGACATCCACACTGTGCTGAGAGAGATGAACACCATGATGGTGGAGCAGAGAGTTGAGCTGAGACACACGAAGACTGAACTGGGAGCCATGGAGGCCCGACTGAGAGCTAGTGAGAGCGAGGTGGAGGAACTGAAATCCAAAGTGGAGGAACAGACTAGAAGGAATGAAG CACAAGCATTGGAACTAAGCTCCATGGAGACTCGTTCTAACATCACTGAGAGCCACGTTGAAGTTCTGAAGAGACATATTGAAG ACATAAAGGTGGCTTTCTCCGCCTCACTTGGAGGACCTGCTTTCAGTGGACAAGTTGGACCCTTCAACACTGGAACCACCCTGGTCTACAGAAGTGTTTACACAAATATTGGCAATGCTTATAACCCCACGACAG GGATCTTCACAGCACCAGTGAGAGGACTCTATCTGTTCAGGTTTTACATCTTTGCATGGGGTGATGATTCAGTTCCTACAACCACGGCCTTGTTTAAGAATGGACATCAAATGGCTATGGCATTTGCTCGCCAAGCTGCTGGTAGTGTTAATTCCTCCAATGGCGTGTCACTGCTGCTGGAGGTGGGAGATGTGGTCTACGTGCATCTCTGGGCTGGGCGGCAGATATTTGACAATGTAAATCGCCTCAGCACCTTCAGTGGCCACCTGCTTTTCACTATGTAA